The genomic interval GTCCTGCCTTCCTCACCCTCACGCAGATTTGCCTGCCACTCCGCTAAGTTGGCATCAGCTCTCTGAATATAAATCATGTGTTGATTGGCTGCCTGTTAAcgtgccgtgtgtgtgtgtgtgtgtgtgtgtgtgtgtgtggaagtgtgaAAGGGTCTAAAAGCCTCATCAGCGTTTGCTGTTGTAGTAAATGCCCCCCGCAGCAGGCCTGTGGTCGCCCTGCCCCCCTCCCCCGGCCCCCCCACACGGACAGGATGGGGTGAGTGTGCATAGcgggagcagagagagagagagacgctgCGGAGACAGTGGGGGGGGCCTGCGCCACTTGGGGAGGGGTCGTCAGCCTCCACTGGTCCTGAAACCTGAAACGACAAGAAGTGGTCTAATATACAGAGAGAGGacgggggaggggaggggggggaagaCGGGAGACAAGGATCacaaagggagagaggggagggaagaagggggatggagggagggggggggggtgcacgaaataaaaacattgatgcCTGTCAAATGAATAAAACGAGCTGTGGCCATGCCTGAGTTGGAGGTGACAAGTATGGATGAGCggcagggaggggagggggggcagcagGAAGACCCCGCCcacgagaaaaaaaaactaagcatGTACAATCCCACTGAACACTGAGGGTCCATCACTGTCCAGAGGAAAACACAATCCATGGTGTGATGAGCCAAAGAGCAGggcgggcgggggggggggggagaaaaagcaTGAGTTATAAAATGCAGCGAGGGGTAAGGGGTGAGGCAGACACAAAGGGGGGTTCAGGGAGGAGGAGGTAATGATATACTCCAAACcacaaactttaaacacaacagaTATCCTGGCTGAGTGGAAGTTCACATATGTACGGTACattaaaaacaggacagtaGATTTTCTTGTGgcccccccactccctcccccccccacacgtttttttttttgtcttttttttgtggtgGTGGAGGGTGAGTGGGTGGGCTGTGTTGGTGATGGTGTGAAAGCAGGAGGTCACAGCCAGACCAAAGGAGACACATCTGCAGCCTGAGATACCACCATCTTCTCTTCCCCCACATGCCCCGCCTCCCACTCCCCTCCCCTCAAAAACCAACAGAACCAAAGAAAGGAGCCACTGTTTTCTCTCCCCAATGGCCAACTGATACCTTACCAGGGGTGACGCATCAACCTCCGCACACGCACGCTCACACACAATCGCACACTGCGGCCAGTCAGTCTCTCTGTCCAggagagctttttttttaattcctttttttgtcttttttttttctctcttctgggattctcttcttttattgttggggacttttttttcatagtgtgtgtgtgtgtgtgtgtgtttgtgtttgtttttttgttgtttaaatgggAACAGAGAGGGAAGAGGGTTGATAGTATGGGAGTGttgggagggggtgggggtgggggtgtgtttAGTAAGGGGAATACCACGATGTTGTTCGCCCTCGGCCCctggaaaagagagagaaaaagagggtgAGTTTTTTTTCTGGTTGGCTTAAGAAGACTGACACCAATTTCCTGGTGTGATAATAatatgtgtaagtgtgtgtgactgtggcCAGAGAAAGGGTCTGCAAACTGAAGGGAAAAGagtatatttatttcaatatgaCAGTGTTCACATTAATATATCCACATACCATGTTAACGGTATTGACAAGGAGTGGACTACAGtgctgaaagaagctgaaagcAGCTTTGTCAAGAGGAAAGTGTTTAATTTCCAGATATTGGAATAATCattagtgtgtgagtgtgtgggtgtgagggGACAGCAAAGgcactttctctccctctttctctctctctctgtgcgaGAGCCGCCTCTAGGGTCACTGTGGGGAAAGACCTTGAGGACAAACAGCACCACACATGCCCCAAGCAAGACacagcacacatacacacagttgaCAATTCAGGAGACTCACAACTGCAGCATTATTATATACACTCAAAACACTGCCTTACACACAACCCCTCCACACATCATCTCCTcttccacccacacacacacacacttcagtggcaacaaacagaaaaaaggtcacactgGGACGGAAGCCCGTGGTTGTCAGTCTAGATGTTGAGGTCAGGCTGCAGTAATGAACCCTCGTTTCTGGGAGTGATTGCTGTAAAGGTGAATCTGGGttggagtatgtgtgtgtgggagggggttATGTACATGCAAGGACATACACTCTACTTAAGCACAGGTAGGCAAAGATAAACCCGCATCATGTAAGTCTCCTGGCTCAAATCAAAATCTCACATGTTCATCGTGTAAACTTGGGAAGATGACGATAAGGACGTGAATCAAGGCAAAGCTGGAGAGAGGGCCAATTTCTTACGtgcatataataataataataaatgacttGCTTCCAGCCAAGGTGCAAGGTCTAAGTGCAACTCTATGCCCATTAAGACTAGGAAATCTTCCCAAGCTCACAATGGGTCATTGCAAAGATTTTGGGTTATTCTTCACCAAGGATGTGTCCCAACAACAAGTCAAACGTGAAAAGCGTTAATCAGCTCGGATCTGAACATGATTCTGTTCAGGTGCAGCACAGTCCTGAGAAGACGAGTGATGAATTCCTAATGTAGCAACCAGACTGCCTCCTCTGCAAGATGTGACCAAGGCCATTTAAGGTGGGACAACTCTCTGACTGCTACTCTGTAGCTGGTCAGAACACATTAGCCAATGCTGTAGGATAATACAACCTCACATTGAGCTTATCTGTGATCCGCTGGAGGTTGTTTTCTATGATTATTAAAACAGTTGTATCACTTTTGGCAACAACAAACTATTTCACAACCTTGGAACTGCCATGTTCCATCTGACTGCAAGTTACTCATTAACATCTTTAACTGTTAATTTGCATTTCTTAGCACAGCCTGTTAaaagtttcagtttttgtgCCATTCATTATATTAACATAACTGCGCAAACACTACCTATGCACACTCACCAACAACTTAAAGCCTTTGAAGGAAAATGCAAAGAATGCTTTGAGTCTTTACACTGATAAACTACTCATGACTATCAGTTCTTTAAGCTTCTGCAGACTTGATTTAGTATAAACAACCCTTTAGCTTCCCCACATATCTGTGTGTTGTCCTGCCGCTCAGCAGCGAGTACACTGGCAGGGTAAGGGCTTCTTGGTATGTGTGtgcgggggggcgggggggtgaGCGCACAGAGTGATTAGAGAGATTCTGACCTTGAGGTTCAGACACTTTCTCACACAAAGGAATGAACAGAGATGTTACCCTTCCTCAGGTTATATCTCGAGATGTAACCCGTCACAGGCAGCCTTGCTGAAATGGGAATTCATTGCACACATACTAGTAAAAAGCTAGGGGaaaaacttaagaaaaacaagCAAGATAAAATAATTAGAATAAATATGGGCTTGTCAGAATAACTTGGTAAACCATCTTAGAGTCTGAAATACAGATCTCTGTATGAAGAGCTTTCCAAAAGAACTGCTGCAGCATCTTTTCCTGGAAAATCCTCTCTGTTGGACATTAAGTTTTAAGCATCAGCCAAGGCAAAGGGTTCCAGATGCTTAGCAGGGTGGATCGAATCAGAATCTCTCCATCTCAAAGCTCAGTGCGTGTGTAGGGAAGTTGGCATGCTGCTCAACTCGTTTGGTGCCACACCTCCTCAGTTATGGAGTAACCAGTGAGATTCTTTGTAGCCTGGATTTATCTCTGCTTTCAATGACTGGCAACATTTTACAGCAGAGGGACAGCCTATCACACTGCTGCTTATGCAGAAAACAACCCATCAGATTTTAAAACTGTGCAGTTTATAGTTAACTGTGAGGTGTTTTAATCCCTGTAAACATTTTAAGTTGTAGTGGCCTTGCAGTAGAAATAAAGACTACAAAAGACTCACAGGGTCTCACTGCAGAGCGCTAAATCACAGCCTAACAAAACAGCATGTAGAATGTCACCCTGTGCACAACACTGATCAACACCAGGTTAACTGTGGTTCAACATGGATCACAGTAGTGGCACTTATGAACACACACGATTGATGGGATGGAGCAAACAATTGCCACAATTCCGCCGTAGAGAAAAGCCAAGCTAAGGGTCACAGTACTGACTTTGCCATGTAAAATGATTGATCATGGCTTTGCTATAAAAAGGATCCAATTACAAATGACATCCCATATTTCCAAACACATTTGCCTAGGAAGCAGCCGCCGGAGTTTTACCagcatcttttttttgtcaattaatTAACGTAGAATGGGCATTGGGCACTGACCTGACTTAGTTCCAACTAATGGAGAGTGTATGTGTAGAGCCTGGGATGAACACACTGATGTGCACGGAGTTGAAATGGTTATATGTGATGTGACATGCAATGAGCCCAGTAGTTCCACAACCGTTGTGATTTCTAACCCGACCACATGGCATATACCCGTGTTTCTAACCACATCCTTGTCTCGTATTCTGAATCCCTTGTCTGTACAACAGATACCTGATAGTGTGCCTCGTTGGTCTTGTCCTTTAAAAAGCCAGTGAGTGAGGTGCAGTGCATGCAGGTGCAGTGTTCTTCCAGGCTACCAGAAGAGAGTTGTCTCGGCGTGAGCTCACCTGAAGGCCCGGCCTCTGCCTCTGGGTGGTGTGTAGCCACTGTAATAGCGTGCCCGCGACGAGAAGCTTCCTCCgccacctccccctccccctccccctccgcCACCGCCGCCCCGTGATCGGAACCGAGCCCGTGGAAAGCCGCGGTCTGTGGTGCTGATGCCGGGTCTGTTTGTTCTCTTAGCGCCAACCTGAGGAGCGGGTATCCAGGAAGAGAGTTACAAAAACGAATTAGAGCGTTTCTTTTTCATGATAAAGGTATATTAAGGTTTCTGAGGCCGTGTATGGTCAATGATGTGCCAAAGGCATATAAAGCCATTCCATTCATTGAACACCCAGtttcaatattaaaaacattgacCACAAAACCAAAAGTAATCATTAAACGAGAAATACAGTCAGATAGTAAGATCCAACAATGCTTAGTCTATACATATTTTGATGATGTAGTCACCGTTACCACGATATATTGGGTTCAACAATTCACAGAGGTAAAGTTACAGTTTCTAAAGAAAGGACaaacatgcttaagcttattTAAGAGTAAATGAAAGTAACTTTCCAGTTTTGGTTCCGCTTTCACAACGCTGTCACTTTTCTTGTCGTAACGACCTATAACTGCTGAAATCTCAATGAGCGAACCCCCCAGTTGAGGgaactttaaaatcaaatataGAGATCTTACCTTTATCTGCCTTCCTCTAAAAAGGGACTCGTCCAAAGCCATGGCTGTCCTAACAGACTCTTTGTCTGCAAACTCAATATATGCAAAGctgaagaaaaagacaaaatgatcaTCAATTTGAGACAAAGACTTGGTACAGCATGTATGTGTGGACACCGAAAACGTTCCCCTAAGATTTATATAAGCTTTGAATAATCACTGCGTGTGCGAGGGACAGTGTCGGTACTCATCGAACCATATCTAATTCATTGGTGTCTGGACATCTCCGAGGTCTTTATCTTATCTCAACCTCCAGACACTCACAACATCCTCACATTGAACATGTGTAAAGGACTCTGCAGCCCATGAGGTTAACACAAATTTGAAATGGTGCTTTTGCGTGATTCTTTGTAAAGAGGCTCAGTTTTACTAATCTTATTGatctgttaaaaaacaaattgcaattCAAACTGTTTAATGAAGAGTTTATGATGTCAGCAATGGATACCAGattttttgaaagtgaaaaagcCACTCACAAAATGCTGTCAGTTGTTCAAATCCTTTATGACAAATAAATCACGTTCAACTATCCAGCTTTAGTGAAACTTCATCATTTGTATTGATGCTCAATGAGAAGACGGGAAAGAAATCTGTCCACCCAcggctgttttctttttcctctgccAACAGTGTGACTTTGGTGCATTTGATATACAACTTGTGATCCACCCCTCCACTGATTCATACACTGCATGATAAGAGACAGTGTTATGATGGTGTATTACCCTTTGGGATGCCCTGTGTATTTGTCACATAGGATGGTGACTCTGTTTACTGAACCGCAGCCATGAAAGTGAGCCTCGAGCTCTTCTGCCGTGGCACCATAGTCCACCTGCAGAAAGACGAGATAAAAAGGTTAGACATCGAGAGCTGCATTACCACTTCTCAATTGCACATATAATCAAGATTCATTTTCGTCTTCCACAAACCTTTGACCAAAAATCATTTCGAAAATTTGatcacatttccttttaaaatgtactatttTACAGACTGATACaaactataaaaacaaatctacacattttgtaaaaatcAAGCCCTAATACAGACAATGGTTGACTTAAGAGTGTTAATAGAAATTAGAAAATGATTATCCTCCAGAGTTCAGTTACTCCTTTATACACAGCTTTGACTCAATCTATGGCATGCAGCCCCAAAATGGTTAGTGTGTAAGGGGCAACAGTGTGTAGCTACCTAAAGGAAACACTGGAGAAGTTATACTCTATTGCTGAGATTTAAGACggtgtaaataaaacaattgttgCTGGGGTGCGTCCTGTAGCTTTATGGCAGAGGAGCAAAGAGAAACCCATTTTTTTCACCCACAGGAGAGTGAAAGCCCCAAACAACGCTCTTGGGAGTCATTTTCTAGCAAGACTGCAACCCAAAAAGGGGCTGTGAATACTTACAAAATATCAGTCTTTGGGCTACCACCACCCAATTCCAATTAAGCATTTGTTGCATGAAGGACACCATCAGCACCATTTCCCAgctaaatgtgtgtatataaacATGGCTAGTAGACTTGCATCACTCTAAAGCAATGATTATGTGTTAAACCCATcatattttccttctgtttcaCAAGTTGCAACAACAAATGTGGCCAAAATAGCATCTAAATGAGGCAGTTACTTACATTTCCGACATAAATAGATCTGCCATCAGCTTCCATCTTTTCCTCGATGGACATGATGACAGGGCCGACTGCACAGGGAAAAGAGGGGGAAACAaatcttaatattttaaaatgcatttacaaTGTTAAGTCTAAGCTTGAGGTAATAGAGGTGGCCTCGCTTTTGTATGATCTGAAATTGGTGTAGGGTTCCAAGGGACGTTTGTGAAGTACAGCCTTTTTTTTGGTTGTATTTCTGCAGCTATACGAAACctttaaaaagattaaaaattGATCTGCAAGTTGTGCAGTAAGTAATTGATGCACAACACTGGTATGGAACCAGCCTTCAAATAGCACACTTGAGGCTGTGCTATTACACTACACTACTGTATCATTAAATCAAGTGCACCgctaaaagacaaa from Eleginops maclovinus isolate JMC-PN-2008 ecotype Puerto Natales chromosome 21, JC_Emac_rtc_rv5, whole genome shotgun sequence carries:
- the pabpn1 gene encoding LOW QUALITY PROTEIN: polyadenylate-binding protein 2 (The sequence of the model RefSeq protein was modified relative to this genomic sequence to represent the inferred CDS: deleted 1 base in 1 codon): MAEFGNGLAEESLLDSDPGHPELEDPGVGDEEPGLEEGEASIEDPELEAIKARVREMEEEAEKLKELQNEVEKQMNLSPPPVGPVIMSIEEKMEADGRSIYVGNVDYGATAEELEAHFHGCGSVNRVTILCDKYTGHPKGFAYIEFADKESVRTAMALDESLFRGRQIKVGAKRTNRPGISTTDRGFPRARFRSRGGGGGGGGGGGGGGGSFSSRARYYSGYTPPRGRGRAFRFQDQWRLTTPPQVAQAPPTVSAASLSLSAPAMHTHPILSVWGGGGGGQGDHRPAAGGIYYNSKR